One window from the genome of Desulforamulus ruminis DSM 2154 encodes:
- the folB gene encoding dihydroneopterin aldolase — MRDKIILSGMKFYGYHGVLEEEQQLGQRFEVDLELYLNLKPAGEADDPALTVSYADVFEAVRQVVTGRSRKLLEAVAEDIGRQVLDQYEQVAEVKVLLKKPGAPINGDFRYMAVEIQRERK; from the coding sequence ATGAGGGATAAAATTATTTTGTCCGGTATGAAGTTTTACGGGTACCACGGCGTGCTGGAAGAGGAGCAGCAATTGGGCCAGCGCTTTGAAGTGGATCTTGAATTATACCTAAACCTGAAGCCTGCCGGGGAAGCGGACGATCCGGCACTGACCGTAAGTTATGCCGATGTGTTTGAGGCGGTGAGGCAGGTGGTGACCGGGAGATCCCGCAAGCTTCTGGAGGCGGTTGCCGAGGACATTGGCCGGCAGGTTTTGGATCAGTATGAGCAGGTTGCCGAGGTTAAGGTTTTGCTCAAAAAACCCGGAGCCCCCATCAACGGGGATTTCCGGTATATGGCGGTGGAAATCCAACGGGAGAGGAAATAA
- a CDS encoding CBO0543 family protein, translating into MANSYPSFEEIIEAQNKVIQMQYQQWIHHDLFSLQFWLLLIILLLPWFIWWKVVDKKRLFDILLYGLIIVTVATFLDELGTQLNLWEYKYDIEPLFPRMIPVNFTVMPVSYMLLYQYFRDWKSFIKAHIVLAAGFSFIAEPLMVWLDIYKLYHWEHFYSFPLYIILAASIRRLTQFLMRQQIQAKEKTPGQGS; encoded by the coding sequence ATGGCCAATAGCTATCCATCCTTTGAAGAAATTATTGAGGCTCAAAACAAGGTCATTCAAATGCAGTATCAGCAGTGGATTCATCACGATTTATTCAGCCTGCAATTCTGGCTGCTTTTAATAATATTACTGTTGCCGTGGTTTATATGGTGGAAAGTTGTCGATAAAAAAAGACTATTTGATATCCTCCTGTATGGACTGATTATAGTTACCGTGGCAACTTTTTTGGACGAACTGGGAACTCAGCTAAACCTTTGGGAATACAAATACGATATTGAACCGCTCTTCCCCAGAATGATTCCCGTTAATTTTACCGTAATGCCCGTCTCTTATATGTTGCTATACCAATATTTTAGAGATTGGAAATCCTTTATTAAAGCTCATATCGTGCTGGCTGCGGGCTTTTCTTTTATTGCAGAACCCCTCATGGTGTGGCTGGATATTTACAAGCTTTACCATTGGGAGCATTTTTACTCCTTTCCCCTTTACATTATTCTGGCTGCCTCCATTCGTCGGCTGACACAATTTCTCATGAGGCAACAAATCCAGGCCAAAGAAAAAACTCCCGGCCAAGGGAGTTAA
- the larE gene encoding ATP-dependent sacrificial sulfur transferase LarE — MEQLQEKYKQLKGLLKHYQRVLVAYSGGTDSSLLLAVAVKELGDQVLAVTAISPTSTRQEIEDAERLARQLGVRHEIIDSGEMEFKEFVQNTPERCYHCKRCRFSELKEIARGNSIPWILDGSNVDDLKDFRPGMRAAKELGIVSPLMEAGFTKEEIRKLSWQLGLATWDKPSSPCLASRIPYGEEITDEKLRRVEAAEEFLRLEGFSPVRVRHFAKEARLEVAREQFAQLAESAGEIAGKLKDLGFKEVTLNLSGFASGSLNRLIGEDR, encoded by the coding sequence ATGGAGCAACTGCAAGAAAAATATAAGCAGCTTAAGGGACTTTTAAAACATTACCAAAGAGTTCTGGTGGCTTATTCCGGGGGAACAGACAGCTCCCTGCTGCTGGCTGTGGCCGTGAAGGAATTAGGAGATCAGGTCCTGGCCGTAACCGCTATTTCACCCACTTCCACCCGGCAGGAGATTGAGGATGCGGAGCGGTTGGCCCGGCAATTGGGTGTTCGGCATGAAATAATCGATTCCGGGGAAATGGAGTTTAAGGAATTTGTGCAGAATACGCCGGAAAGATGTTATCACTGCAAACGGTGCCGGTTCTCGGAATTAAAGGAGATTGCCCGCGGCAATAGCATCCCTTGGATCCTGGACGGTTCCAATGTGGATGATCTGAAGGACTTCCGGCCGGGTATGAGGGCAGCGAAAGAATTGGGGATTGTCAGCCCTTTAATGGAGGCGGGTTTTACCAAAGAAGAAATCCGCAAGCTTTCTTGGCAACTGGGACTGGCCACCTGGGATAAACCTTCGTCGCCCTGTCTGGCCTCAAGGATTCCCTATGGCGAGGAAATTACCGACGAGAAGCTGCGCCGGGTGGAGGCTGCGGAGGAATTTCTCCGGCTTGAGGGTTTTTCCCCGGTGCGAGTCCGGCATTTTGCAAAGGAAGCCCGCCTGGAAGTAGCCAGGGAACAGTTTGCCCAATTAGCAGAGAGCGCCGGGGAAATTGCTGGAAAATTAAAAGACCTGGGGTTTAAGGAAGTGACCTTGAACCTGTCGGGCTTTGCCAGCGGCAGCTTAAACCGGCTTATTGGTGAGGACAGGTGA
- a CDS encoding HMA2 domain-containing protein yields MAIYKGSKKGTQVKAMHILPGRIRIRFPVLKKNPWLAEDLNAYLSSLPGVASVQISSLTGSCLIYFTGKTSAQELEKAIQKYLEEYSVIPRNKPKGQKGKPQPPVHAGLKQVLAGGAILTLFWGLPPTGTTMPRSLSLPVSSAAVITTGYPVFKSALGYFGQHKKPNYEFVLGLVSLVSTLTGRGYLGLLTMWLATLGSYLQKQILRTASYSFSNILMNKGTRIALWEEGRIRPVLPGDILPGDVTLFKAGDCIQVEGEVLSGRAKGLPNEEFHAGQQLEAGAHLTEGQLLVKVHRVVEDTSLARLADILDDAVEKPETGNHLAISYAERLLPVTLFTTLLVFLLTRNFQRTASVLLAGAPGPAGLAAPTALSAATGMAAGMGIAVKDPMALEALSHVDLVIFDEQLSLEAGKLPLLIKALEEEGYKVEDFDPRHIHEDASFNRTTKKELFALSTVEKLHQRGLRVAWISGPEKPVFIKNADVNILFLTGREKQLSRAQIICYKNDPRQVYRVIDLSRQTLHTIQQNVFMVQGINLLGQTLGALGIIGSVPALGMNLLSTLMVVLHSGHSLLGMPYYKPPARSKGTIQGLMVDKGKCFAGGKERMAKE; encoded by the coding sequence GTGGCAATCTATAAAGGATCGAAGAAAGGCACTCAGGTGAAAGCGATGCATATTTTACCCGGCAGGATAAGAATACGATTTCCTGTACTTAAAAAGAATCCATGGCTGGCGGAGGATTTAAACGCTTATTTAAGCTCTTTGCCGGGAGTCGCCTCGGTACAGATTAGCTCCCTGACGGGCAGTTGCCTGATTTATTTTACCGGGAAGACCTCCGCCCAAGAACTGGAAAAAGCGATCCAAAAATACCTTGAAGAGTATTCGGTCATTCCCCGCAATAAACCTAAAGGCCAAAAAGGAAAACCCCAGCCCCCGGTACATGCGGGCCTAAAACAGGTTTTGGCCGGTGGGGCCATATTGACGCTCTTTTGGGGTCTGCCCCCCACGGGAACGACCATGCCCCGCAGCCTTTCCCTGCCAGTTTCTTCTGCGGCGGTGATTACAACCGGTTACCCGGTTTTCAAAAGCGCCCTGGGCTATTTTGGTCAGCACAAAAAGCCCAATTATGAGTTTGTACTGGGGCTGGTCAGTCTGGTAAGCACCTTGACCGGACGGGGTTACCTGGGCCTTTTGACCATGTGGCTGGCAACCCTGGGAAGTTATTTGCAAAAACAGATCTTACGGACGGCAAGTTATTCCTTCAGCAATATCCTAATGAATAAAGGCACCCGGATTGCCCTTTGGGAAGAAGGCCGGATCCGTCCGGTATTGCCTGGAGACATTCTCCCGGGGGATGTTACCCTGTTTAAAGCCGGGGATTGTATCCAGGTGGAGGGCGAAGTCCTCTCCGGCAGGGCTAAAGGTCTTCCCAATGAAGAATTCCATGCCGGCCAGCAGTTGGAAGCAGGGGCCCACTTAACGGAAGGTCAACTGCTGGTGAAGGTTCACCGGGTGGTGGAGGATACCTCTTTGGCCCGGCTGGCGGATATACTGGACGATGCCGTAGAAAAACCGGAAACAGGAAATCATCTGGCCATTTCTTATGCCGAAAGGCTGCTTCCGGTCACCCTGTTTACCACCCTGCTGGTTTTCCTGCTAACCCGTAATTTCCAGCGCACCGCCTCGGTTCTGTTGGCCGGTGCTCCCGGCCCGGCGGGTCTTGCTGCGCCTACGGCTTTATCCGCTGCCACAGGAATGGCCGCCGGTATGGGCATTGCCGTAAAGGATCCCATGGCCCTGGAAGCCTTGAGTCATGTGGATCTGGTGATCTTCGACGAACAGCTTTCCCTGGAAGCGGGGAAACTCCCCTTACTGATAAAGGCCCTGGAAGAAGAAGGGTATAAAGTGGAGGATTTTGATCCCCGTCATATCCATGAAGACGCCTCTTTTAACCGGACCACGAAAAAAGAGCTTTTCGCTTTAAGCACTGTGGAAAAATTACATCAAAGGGGCCTGCGAGTAGCCTGGATCAGCGGTCCTGAAAAACCCGTTTTTATAAAAAATGCCGATGTAAATATCCTGTTTTTAACAGGCAGGGAGAAACAACTTTCCCGGGCCCAAATTATTTGTTATAAAAATGACCCCAGGCAGGTATACAGAGTCATTGATCTCAGCAGACAGACACTGCATACCATTCAACAAAACGTCTTTATGGTACAAGGGATTAATCTGCTGGGCCAAACCCTCGGTGCCTTGGGCATCATCGGATCGGTGCCGGCCTTGGGAATGAACCTGTTATCCACGCTCATGGTGGTTCTTCATTCCGGTCACTCCTTATTGGGAATGCCTTATTATAAGCCCCCTGCCCGCTCAAAGGGTACCATTCAAGGTCTGATGGTGGATAAAGGAAAGTGTTTTGCCGGTGGAAAAGAAAGGATGGCTAAGGAATAG
- a CDS encoding PaaI family thioesterase, whose product MLQEKQRIMDFANNNPFARMLNIEIKEMEPGAAVIEVKVRPMHLNPHGTLHGGVLSSMADIAMGVAVRTLGKIGVTVTLNTNFINPGNLGERIVARGKVTHQGNTLVATECIITRDSQVLAQSTGVFFVIHNRHLED is encoded by the coding sequence ATGCTACAAGAAAAACAACGAATCATGGATTTTGCCAATAACAATCCTTTTGCCAGGATGTTAAATATTGAGATTAAAGAAATGGAACCGGGAGCTGCGGTGATTGAGGTGAAAGTTCGGCCCATGCACCTGAATCCCCATGGCACTTTACACGGGGGTGTCCTTTCCTCCATGGCGGACATTGCCATGGGGGTTGCTGTTCGTACCCTGGGTAAAATAGGGGTAACGGTTACTTTAAATACAAATTTTATAAACCCTGGGAACCTGGGAGAAAGGATTGTGGCCCGGGGGAAGGTAACTCATCAGGGGAATACGCTGGTGGCAACAGAATGTATTATTACCCGGGACAGTCAGGTATTGGCCCAGTCCACCGGGGTGTTTTTTGTCATACACAACAGACATTTGGAAGATTAA
- the folP gene encoding dihydropteroate synthase — MEITVKYIDNLEQARMEIDAVGSDRLGTQLMAPKAVHRVIKLTGLNLKQANIVKQEMLAKGGDAAVSRGVVSSSVETTDVLLMGTVKQYRSFIGKLSMQPFGLAKLADRLTEVLHNLEVQEKYILDCRGKELEVGGRTLVMGILNATPDSFSDGGRYLDPAAALEQAHKMVEDGADLIDLGGISTRPGHQEVPLEEELRRVLPVLEKLVQEIAVPISIDTWRAPTAKEALERGAHMINDQWALTGDPDLAGVVSHYRAPLVLMYNGRQAITGDVMIETMKVLGQGIERAEEAGIPRKNLILDPGIGFNKSYQQNLEVLRRLRELAVLGCPVLLGTSRKSVIAKTLHLPVDERVEGTVATAALGIACGANIVRVHDVKETVRVARMSDAILRGNPHEG, encoded by the coding sequence ATGGAAATAACAGTGAAATACATAGACAACCTGGAGCAGGCCAGGATGGAGATCGACGCGGTGGGCAGCGACCGGCTGGGGACGCAGTTAATGGCACCCAAGGCAGTGCATAGGGTAATCAAGCTTACGGGCCTAAACTTAAAACAGGCCAACATTGTAAAGCAGGAGATGCTGGCTAAAGGCGGGGATGCGGCGGTTTCCCGGGGCGTGGTCAGTTCTTCGGTGGAGACCACCGATGTGCTGTTGATGGGTACCGTAAAACAATACCGGTCCTTTATTGGCAAGCTGAGCATGCAGCCTTTCGGATTGGCCAAACTGGCGGATCGATTGACGGAAGTACTCCATAACCTGGAAGTCCAAGAGAAGTATATTTTGGACTGCCGGGGCAAAGAGCTGGAAGTGGGCGGCCGGACGCTGGTGATGGGAATTTTAAATGCCACTCCCGACTCCTTTTCGGACGGGGGGCGCTATCTGGACCCTGCAGCGGCTTTGGAACAAGCTCACAAGATGGTGGAAGACGGGGCGGATCTGATTGACCTGGGGGGTATCTCCACCCGGCCCGGACACCAGGAAGTGCCCCTTGAGGAAGAGCTGCGCAGGGTGCTGCCGGTGCTGGAGAAGTTGGTACAGGAAATCGCCGTTCCCATCAGTATCGATACCTGGCGTGCCCCAACGGCTAAGGAAGCCTTGGAGCGGGGGGCCCATATGATTAATGACCAGTGGGCCTTAACCGGAGATCCGGATTTGGCCGGCGTAGTGTCCCACTACCGGGCCCCCCTGGTACTCATGTACAATGGCCGTCAGGCCATAACCGGAGATGTGATGATAGAGACCATGAAGGTTCTTGGACAAGGTATTGAAAGGGCTGAGGAAGCGGGAATACCCAGGAAAAACCTCATCCTTGATCCGGGGATTGGCTTTAACAAAAGCTATCAGCAAAATCTTGAGGTTTTAAGAAGACTGCGGGAACTGGCTGTTCTGGGCTGTCCTGTTCTCCTGGGGACATCCCGAAAATCTGTGATTGCCAAAACCCTGCATCTGCCTGTGGATGAGCGGGTGGAAGGAACGGTTGCTACGGCGGCCCTGGGGATTGCCTGCGGAGCCAACATTGTCCGGGTGCACGATGTAAAAGAAACCGTCAGGGTGGCCAGGATGAGCGATGCCATTTTAAGGGGGAACCCCCATGAGGGATAA
- a CDS encoding CBO0543 family protein translates to MNVSLENIIMLVSALVTLLLLLFAVNWRYFRDVVVVFLFKAVFDLTVGSMVEKANCIDYPVRLWPQYFDTPVLFEVWTFPVLCVLYNQITRERGFGPILYYAVLFSAGIAAIEYPIMIYTELIKYNHWTWFLNFWALFATFLASRAFMAFFRWGCNHFRPY, encoded by the coding sequence ATGAATGTGAGCTTGGAAAACATCATCATGCTGGTATCGGCTCTGGTTACTTTACTGCTGCTGCTCTTTGCGGTAAACTGGCGTTATTTTCGGGATGTGGTGGTTGTCTTTTTATTTAAAGCCGTTTTTGACTTAACCGTAGGCTCAATGGTTGAAAAGGCCAATTGCATCGACTATCCGGTACGGCTGTGGCCCCAATACTTTGATACACCGGTGCTGTTTGAAGTATGGACCTTTCCCGTCCTCTGTGTTTTATACAACCAAATTACCCGGGAGCGCGGCTTCGGCCCCATCCTTTATTATGCCGTACTGTTCAGCGCCGGCATTGCCGCCATTGAATATCCCATCATGATTTATACGGAACTAATTAAATATAACCATTGGACCTGGTTCTTGAACTTTTGGGCTCTTTTTGCTACATTTCTGGCCTCCAGGGCCTTTATGGCCTTTTTCCGCTGGGGCTGTAACCATTTTAGACCTTATTAA
- a CDS encoding nitroreductase family protein translates to MTKDVIEAIEQRRSVRSFNGDPVSEATVGRLVEAALRAPSAGNLQPWQLMIVYGEETRRSLASACRNQNFIAEAPVNIVVVLEQGKSQDVYGQLGQKYQYQDIGAAIENMLLAATGYGLATCWVGAFEEDKISQILQLGGDLRPEAIIAVGYSDENPVPVPRRNANEVVKVIH, encoded by the coding sequence TTGACCAAGGATGTTATCGAAGCCATCGAGCAAAGAAGAAGTGTACGTTCTTTTAATGGTGACCCGGTATCCGAAGCAACGGTTGGCAGGCTGGTGGAAGCCGCCCTCAGGGCCCCCAGTGCGGGAAACCTGCAGCCGTGGCAGCTCATGATTGTGTATGGAGAAGAGACCAGGAGGTCACTGGCGTCGGCCTGCCGAAACCAGAATTTTATTGCCGAGGCTCCGGTCAATATTGTGGTGGTCCTGGAACAGGGGAAATCCCAGGACGTATACGGACAATTGGGGCAAAAGTACCAGTATCAAGATATTGGCGCTGCCATCGAGAATATGCTGCTGGCTGCCACGGGTTATGGTCTGGCTACCTGTTGGGTAGGAGCCTTTGAGGAAGATAAAATTTCCCAAATCCTGCAATTGGGCGGGGATCTGCGCCCGGAGGCCATTATTGCCGTGGGATATTCCGACGAGAATCCGGTTCCGGTTCCCCGGCGCAATGCCAATGAGGTGGTAAAAGTAATTCATTAA